A genomic window from Fibrobacter sp. UWEL includes:
- the nrdD gene encoding anaerobic ribonucleoside-triphosphate reductase, which translates to MSEKEKSQYGEGVTFERIRRITGYLVGTVDRFNNAKLAEVNDRVKHGCSCGDN; encoded by the coding sequence ATGTCCGAAAAAGAAAAGTCCCAGTATGGTGAAGGCGTGACCTTCGAACGTATCCGTCGTATTACCGGTTACCTGGTTGGTACTGTTGATCGTTTCAACAATGCAAAGCTTGCTGAAGTGAACGACCGCGTTAAGCACGGTTGCAGCTGCGGCGACAACTAA
- a CDS encoding anaerobic ribonucleoside triphosphate reductase: MIFTVKKRDGREMPFNIEKIADAIVKAFRASGELEEQIKASQSQLDLLGGEDVLTSTSLKVAAYAVGRLEAEGKTKPEIEDIQDAVEKALTEAGYGDTAKSYILYRAERTRVREVNTRLMHTLRDITFSSAKESDLKRENANIDGDTAMGTMLKYGSESAKHFYTMMMLKPEHSRAHSEGDIHIHDLDFYALTMTCCQIDLIRLFKNGFNTGHGHLREPKDIRSYAALAAIAIQSNQNDQHGGQAVPNFDYAMADGVRITYRKAYLSNMVKALILLTGKEEEELQPMIKKLHAEMAEMGMVATLVPNEKFVQAEAHELSKTFSTEVVMGAQKFAEKQAYEETDKATFQAMEAFVHNLNSMHSRAGAQTPFSSINYGMCTDPEAQMVIRNLLLTTEEGLGGGETAIFPIQIFRVKEGISMNPGDPNYDLFKLACRVSAKRLFPNFSFQDAPYNLAYYKPGHPETEIAYMGCRTRVIGNSARPDHEVTFGRGNLSFTSINLPRIAIKMKSVDLFYKELDRMLGLVRDQLMERMEVQSRKRVKNFPFLMGQGIWIGSEKLGWNDEVRDVLKDGTLSIGFIGLAETLVALTGKHHGESETSQRLGLEIIQHMRDFCDNESKRLGINITLFATPAEGLSGRFLRMDKKKFGIIPGVTDRDYYTNSFHVPVYYKISAFKKIELEAPYHALTNAGHISYIEMDGDPTQNLDAFEKIVRFMAKSGIGYGSINHPVDRDPVCGYVGVINDVCPRCGRRDGHAIDPQKIEELRKKFPGMPAFLGIR, translated from the coding sequence ATCTTTACCGTGAAGAAGCGTGACGGCCGTGAAATGCCGTTCAACATCGAGAAGATTGCCGACGCCATCGTTAAGGCTTTTCGTGCCTCTGGTGAACTTGAAGAACAAATTAAGGCTTCTCAGTCTCAGCTGGATCTCCTCGGTGGTGAAGACGTTCTGACCAGTACTTCTCTTAAGGTTGCTGCTTACGCCGTAGGCCGCCTGGAAGCAGAAGGTAAGACCAAGCCCGAAATTGAAGATATCCAGGATGCTGTTGAAAAGGCCTTGACCGAAGCCGGTTACGGTGACACCGCCAAGAGCTACATCCTGTATCGTGCAGAACGTACCCGTGTTCGTGAAGTGAACACTCGTCTCATGCACACTCTCCGCGACATTACTTTCAGTTCCGCAAAGGAATCTGACCTGAAGCGTGAAAACGCAAATATTGATGGCGACACCGCCATGGGTACCATGCTCAAGTATGGTTCCGAATCCGCAAAGCATTTCTACACCATGATGATGCTGAAGCCGGAACACAGCCGCGCTCATTCCGAAGGTGATATCCATATTCATGACCTGGATTTCTACGCCCTCACCATGACCTGCTGCCAGATTGACTTGATTCGTCTTTTCAAGAACGGCTTCAATACCGGTCACGGCCATCTCCGTGAACCGAAGGACATCCGTAGCTATGCCGCTCTCGCCGCTATCGCTATCCAGTCCAACCAGAATGATCAGCATGGTGGTCAGGCTGTTCCTAACTTTGACTATGCCATGGCCGACGGCGTTCGTATCACTTACCGCAAGGCATACCTCTCCAACATGGTGAAGGCTTTGATTCTCTTGACCGGTAAGGAAGAAGAAGAACTGCAGCCCATGATCAAGAAGCTCCATGCTGAAATGGCTGAGATGGGCATGGTTGCTACTCTCGTCCCCAACGAAAAGTTTGTTCAGGCTGAAGCTCACGAACTTTCCAAGACCTTCTCCACCGAGGTGGTGATGGGTGCTCAGAAGTTCGCTGAAAAGCAGGCCTACGAAGAAACCGACAAGGCTACTTTCCAGGCAATGGAAGCTTTTGTCCACAATTTGAACTCCATGCACAGCCGCGCCGGTGCTCAGACTCCGTTCTCCAGCATCAACTATGGTATGTGCACCGATCCTGAAGCCCAGATGGTGATCCGCAACCTGCTCCTCACTACCGAAGAAGGCTTGGGTGGTGGTGAAACCGCAATCTTCCCGATTCAGATCTTCCGCGTGAAGGAAGGCATCAGCATGAATCCGGGTGACCCCAACTATGACTTGTTCAAGCTGGCTTGCCGCGTTTCCGCAAAGCGCCTGTTCCCCAACTTCAGCTTCCAGGATGCACCTTATAACCTGGCTTACTACAAGCCGGGTCATCCCGAAACCGAAATTGCTTACATGGGTTGCCGTACCCGCGTGATTGGTAACTCCGCTCGCCCCGATCACGAAGTGACCTTCGGCCGTGGCAACCTGAGCTTTACCTCTATTAACCTGCCTCGCATCGCTATCAAGATGAAGTCCGTTGACTTGTTCTACAAGGAACTGGACCGCATGCTGGGCCTGGTTCGCGACCAGCTCATGGAACGTATGGAAGTACAGAGCCGTAAGCGCGTGAAGAACTTCCCCTTCCTTATGGGTCAGGGAATCTGGATTGGCTCTGAAAAGCTGGGCTGGAACGACGAAGTTCGCGATGTCCTGAAGGACGGTACCCTTTCTATCGGTTTCATCGGCCTTGCTGAAACTCTGGTGGCTCTCACCGGTAAGCATCACGGCGAATCTGAAACCTCTCAGCGTCTGGGTCTGGAAATTATTCAGCATATGCGTGATTTCTGTGATAACGAATCCAAGCGTCTTGGCATCAACATTACCTTGTTCGCTACTCCGGCAGAAGGCCTCTCTGGTCGCTTCCTCCGTATGGACAAGAAGAAGTTCGGTATTATCCCGGGCGTTACCGACCGCGATTACTACACCAACTCCTTCCACGTTCCGGTGTACTACAAGATTAGCGCTTTCAAGAAGATCGAATTGGAAGCTCCGTACCACGCACTGACTAACGCTGGTCATATCAGCTACATCGAAATGGACGGCGACCCGACTCAGAACCTGGACGCATTCGAAAAGATTGTTCGTTTCATGGCTAAGTCCGGCATTGGCTACGGCTCCATCAACCACCCGGTTGACCGTGACCCGGTCTGCGGCTATGTTGGCGTGATTAACGATGTTTGCCCCCGTTGCGGTCGTCGCGATGGCCACGCAATCGATCCTCAGAAGATTGAAGAACTTCGCAAGAAGTTCCCCGGCATGCCTGCTTTCCTGGGTATCCGCTAA